A window from Buchnera aphidicola (Mindarus abietinus) encodes these proteins:
- a CDS encoding beta-ketoacyl synthase N-terminal-like domain-containing protein, translated as MKRVVITGLGIISSIGNNVQEVLLALKKQKSGIIFSDFMKKIGMSSQICGNIKCNLDMFEKIYKKNIRFMNTSSAYAYLTMLEAIKDSNLTVNIFKKNSRVGLITGSSMNQENRYDLLNGRENKNIKRKKFPNTYSLLQTMTSNLSACLSTFFNIYGISYSISSACSSSAHCIGNAYNLIQTGKQDIIFAGGAEALSKELMLKFDAMKVLSKKRNNIPEKASRAYDIDRDGFIISEGSGIIVLEELSHALSRNVEIYGEIIGYGFSSDGKNMVKPSAKGAIRCMKLALSTINFPIDYLNTHATSTKIGDVSELLSVKKTFDKKNIPLISSTKSLTGHALGTAGVHELIYSILMLKYNFIVPSINISNLDPIAKDFPIVQNFRQFNLKTIMSNSFGFGGTNVSLIIKKFFS; from the coding sequence GTGAAAAGAGTTGTTATTACAGGATTAGGAATTATTTCTAGTATTGGAAATAACGTTCAAGAAGTATTGCTAGCATTAAAAAAGCAAAAATCAGGAATAATTTTTTCTGATTTTATGAAAAAAATAGGTATGAGTAGTCAAATTTGCGGTAATATAAAATGCAATCTAGATATGTTTGAAAAAATTTATAAAAAAAATATTCGGTTTATGAATACTTCTTCAGCATATGCATATTTAACAATGTTAGAAGCAATTAAAGATTCTAATCTTACAGTAAACATTTTTAAAAAAAATTCTCGGGTAGGACTTATAACAGGTTCTTCGATGAATCAAGAAAATAGATATGATCTATTGAATGGAAGAGAGAATAAAAATATAAAAAGAAAAAAATTCCCTAACACATATTCTTTATTACAAACAATGACATCAAATTTATCAGCTTGTCTTTCTACTTTTTTTAATATTTATGGAATTAGTTATTCTATTAGTTCTGCTTGTTCTAGTTCAGCACATTGTATAGGAAATGCCTATAATTTAATTCAAACAGGAAAACAAGATATTATTTTTGCTGGGGGTGCTGAAGCATTAAGTAAAGAATTAATGTTAAAATTTGATGCAATGAAAGTATTGTCAAAAAAAAGAAATAATATACCTGAGAAAGCTTCTAGAGCTTATGATATTGATAGAGATGGTTTTATCATATCCGAAGGATCAGGAATAATAGTATTAGAAGAATTAAGTCATGCTTTGTCTAGAAATGTTGAGATATACGGAGAAATCATAGGATATGGATTTAGTTCAGATGGAAAAAATATGGTTAAACCATCAGCAAAAGGAGCAATTAGATGCATGAAATTAGCTTTAAGTACAATTAATTTTCCTATTGATTATTTAAATACACATGCAACATCTACAAAAATAGGAGATGTTTCTGAATTATTGAGCGTTAAAAAAACATTTGATAAGAAAAATATTCCACTAATTTCTTCAACTAAAAGTTTAACAGGTCATGCGTTAGGAACGGCTGGAGTACATGAATTAATTTATTCTATTTTGATGTTAAAATATAATTTTATTGTTCCAAGTATTAATATTTCTAACTTAGATCCTATTGCTAAAGATTTTCCTATAGTTCAAAATTTTAGACAGTTTAATCTTAAAACTATTATGTCTAATAGTTTTGGATTCGGAGGGACTAATGTTTCTTTAATTATAAAAAAATTTTTTTCTTAA
- the dapA gene encoding 4-hydroxy-tetrahydrodipicolinate synthase: MFKGSIVALITPMDEKGNICKNSLKKLINYHIKSGTNAIVSVGTTGESATLNQNEHLNLIMHTVEIADGKIPIIAGTGANATSEAISLTKRLKNSGISGCLSVTPYYNRPTQEGLYQHFKLISENTKIPQILYNVPSRTGCDLLPKTVIKLSKLKNIIGLKEASGDLSRVNNIRNYVSKKFLLFSGDDSSALDFIQLGGDGVISVTANIAAKEMSEMCKLALKKDFNSAKKINKKLTDLHEILFIEPNPMPIKWAAKKLNLILTDTLRLPMIQISNSTKIALKNILKKINLLSSE; this comes from the coding sequence ATGTTTAAAGGAAGTATTGTAGCTCTTATTACTCCAATGGATGAAAAAGGAAATATTTGTAAAAATAGTTTAAAAAAATTAATTAATTATCATATTAAGTCCGGAACAAACGCTATTGTATCTGTTGGAACAACTGGAGAATCAGCTACTTTAAATCAAAATGAACACCTTAATTTAATTATGCATACTGTGGAAATAGCTGATGGAAAAATTCCTATTATTGCTGGTACAGGAGCTAATGCAACATCGGAAGCAATATCATTAACTAAAAGATTAAAAAATTCTGGAATTTCTGGTTGTTTAAGTGTTACTCCTTATTATAACCGTCCTACTCAAGAAGGTTTATATCAGCATTTTAAATTAATTTCTGAAAATACTAAAATTCCACAAATTCTTTATAATGTACCTTCACGAACAGGTTGTGATTTATTACCTAAGACTGTAATTAAATTATCTAAACTAAAAAATATTATAGGTTTAAAAGAAGCTTCCGGGGACTTATCAAGAGTAAATAATATTAGAAATTATGTTTCTAAAAAATTTTTATTATTCAGTGGAGATGATTCTAGTGCTCTTGATTTTATACAATTAGGAGGAGATGGAGTAATTTCAGTAACTGCGAACATAGCAGCAAAAGAAATGTCAGAAATGTGTAAGTTAGCTTTAAAAAAAGACTTTAATTCTGCTAAAAAAATTAATAAAAAATTAACAGATTTACATGAAATTTTATTTATCGAACCAAATCCAATGCCTATTAAATGGGCAGCTAAAAAGCTTAATTTAATATTAACTGATACTCTTAGACTACCAATGATTCAAATTTCTAATTCTACTAAAATTGCTTTAAAAAATATTTTAAAAAAAATAAATTTATTATCTTCAGAATAA
- the dapE gene encoding succinyl-diaminopimelate desuccinylase — protein MKKNFIVELAKQLISIPSISPADLGCQEIISNRLRSIGFTVEHININNTSNIWAFRGKGKNLTFAGHTDVVSAGKKNLWKFPPFSPTIENNTLFGRGAVDMKGALAAMIIAAENFIYLNPNHKNRLSFLITSDEESLAIDGTKAVIKKLISRKENIDYCILGEPSSNIKVGDSIKNGRRGSITGYLKILGVQGHVAYPKFSDNPIHKSISFLKELISHEFDKGNDFFPSTNMQIVKVESNSNSENLVPNELLIIFNIRFSPVITVQEIKKYFQKILLKYKIKYFIDWKLSGLPFFSTPGILTKVVTKAIQYTNKITPILSTAGGTSDGRFISLTGAEIIELGLLNKTIHKVNECVEIEDLCILSKIYEYIMNKLVA, from the coding sequence ATGAAAAAAAATTTTATTGTTGAATTAGCAAAACAATTAATTTCTATACCCTCTATAAGTCCAGCAGATTTGGGTTGTCAAGAAATTATTTCAAATAGATTAAGGTCTATAGGATTTACTGTAGAACATATAAATATTAATAACACTTCGAATATCTGGGCTTTTAGAGGAAAAGGAAAAAATTTAACATTTGCAGGACATACAGATGTTGTATCTGCTGGAAAAAAAAATTTATGGAAATTTCCTCCATTTAGTCCTACTATTGAAAATAATACACTTTTTGGAAGAGGCGCGGTTGATATGAAGGGTGCTTTAGCTGCAATGATAATAGCAGCTGAAAATTTTATTTATTTAAATCCTAATCATAAAAATCGATTATCTTTCTTAATAACTTCTGATGAAGAATCGCTCGCAATTGATGGAACTAAAGCTGTTATAAAAAAATTGATATCTAGAAAAGAAAATATAGATTACTGTATTTTAGGAGAGCCTTCTAGTAATATTAAAGTAGGTGATTCTATAAAAAACGGTAGAAGAGGTTCAATAACAGGGTATTTAAAAATTTTAGGCGTTCAAGGACATGTAGCTTATCCTAAATTTTCAGATAATCCTATTCATAAATCTATTTCTTTTTTAAAAGAATTAATTTCGCATGAATTTGATAAAGGAAATGATTTTTTTCCGTCTACAAATATGCAGATAGTTAAAGTTGAATCTAATTCAAATTCGGAGAATTTAGTTCCAAATGAGTTACTTATAATATTTAATATTCGATTTAGCCCGGTTATTACCGTTCAAGAAATAAAAAAATATTTTCAAAAAATATTACTTAAATATAAAATAAAATATTTTATTGACTGGAAATTATCAGGTCTTCCATTTTTTTCTACTCCTGGAATATTAACAAAAGTAGTTACTAAAGCTATTCAATATACTAATAAAATTACACCTATATTATCAACAGCAGGAGGAACTTCGGATGGTCGATTTATCTCTTTAACAGGTGCTGAAATTATTGAATTAGGACTTTTAAATAAAACTATTCATAAAGTTAATGAGTGTGTTGAAATAGAAGATTTATGTATTTTGAGTAAAATATATGAATATATTATGAATAAATTAGTTGCTTAA
- the tkt gene encoding transketolase, with protein MYSRKELANAIRALSIDMVERANSGHPGAPMGMADIAEVLWRDFFKHNPLNSKWANRDRFVLSNGHSSALLYSLLHLTGYNLSIKELKNFRKLGSKTPGHPEFGCTEGVDITTGPLGQGLANAVGMAISERTLGAYFNRKNYSIVDHYTWVFVGDGCLMEGISHEACSLAGTLSLGKLIVFYDSNKISIDGPVINWFSENTKKRFEAYNWHVVEADGHNTLSISNAIRAAKQNINKPSLIICNTIIGFGSPNKANQEIVHGAPLGKIELELTKKNMGWKYSDFFIPKEIYSLWNAEKKGKEIEEKWNNIFKNYEKEYPDLALEYKRRINNLLPKNWKKEINSLISTLQENSETIATRQASQKVLSFIGKILPELIGGSADLSPSNLTIHHNSVSIKNNHNGNYIHFGVREFGMTAISNGISVYRGFIPYTATFLVFSEYAKNAIRMSALMKTKQIFIYTHDSIGLGEDGPTHQPIEQLTHLRLTPNLSVWRPSDQVETAVAWKCAIENESGPTALILSRQNLIQFNRNKEQLKNISKGAYIIKDTDKNKIDLILVSTGSELSLTLEVSKKIDSLGYSSRVISMPSADTFDKQNIEYKQYLFPEKVIKRVAIEAGITDFWYKYVGLNGKIIGINRYGESAAGEVLYSEFGFTIENIVNKLKLILNK; from the coding sequence ATGTATTCAAGAAAAGAATTGGCTAATGCAATTAGAGCATTAAGTATAGATATGGTTGAAAGGGCTAACTCTGGTCATCCTGGAGCTCCTATGGGTATGGCAGATATAGCAGAAGTATTATGGAGAGATTTTTTTAAGCATAATCCTTTAAATTCAAAGTGGGCAAATAGAGATCGATTTGTTCTTTCAAACGGACATTCTTCTGCTTTATTATACAGTCTTTTACATCTTACAGGTTATAATTTATCCATAAAAGAATTAAAAAATTTTAGAAAATTAGGTTCAAAAACGCCAGGACATCCTGAATTTGGTTGTACAGAAGGTGTTGATATTACAACAGGTCCATTAGGGCAAGGATTAGCTAATGCAGTTGGAATGGCTATATCTGAGCGTACTTTAGGTGCCTATTTTAATCGAAAAAATTATTCTATAGTAGATCATTATACTTGGGTGTTCGTAGGGGATGGTTGTTTAATGGAAGGAATTTCCCATGAAGCTTGTTCATTAGCAGGCACATTAAGCTTGGGAAAATTAATAGTATTTTATGACAGTAATAAAATATCCATAGATGGCCCGGTTATAAATTGGTTTAGTGAAAATACAAAAAAACGTTTTGAAGCTTATAATTGGCATGTGGTAGAAGCAGATGGACATAATACTTTATCAATTTCTAATGCAATCAGAGCAGCTAAACAAAATATTAATAAACCATCATTAATTATTTGTAACACAATCATTGGATTTGGTTCACCTAATAAAGCTAATCAAGAAATTGTTCATGGTGCTCCTTTAGGAAAAATTGAATTAGAATTAACAAAAAAAAATATGGGTTGGAAATATTCAGATTTTTTTATACCTAAAGAAATATATTCTCTTTGGAATGCTGAAAAAAAAGGTAAAGAAATAGAAGAAAAATGGAATAATATTTTTAAAAATTATGAAAAAGAATATCCTGATTTAGCATTAGAGTATAAAAGAAGAATAAATAATTTACTTCCAAAAAATTGGAAGAAAGAAATAAATAGTTTAATTAGTACTTTACAGGAAAATTCTGAAACTATTGCTACAAGGCAAGCATCGCAAAAAGTTTTATCATTCATTGGAAAAATATTACCAGAATTAATTGGTGGTTCTGCTGATTTATCTCCTAGTAATTTAACAATTCATCATAATTCTGTTTCTATCAAAAACAATCATAATGGAAATTATATACATTTTGGAGTTAGAGAATTTGGAATGACAGCTATTTCTAATGGAATTTCAGTTTATAGAGGTTTTATTCCATATACTGCTACTTTTTTAGTTTTTTCAGAATATGCAAAAAATGCCATTAGAATGTCCGCATTAATGAAAACTAAACAGATTTTTATTTATACTCATGATTCCATAGGACTAGGAGAAGATGGTCCAACACATCAACCTATTGAACAGTTAACACATTTACGATTAACTCCAAATTTAAGTGTATGGAGACCTAGTGATCAAGTTGAAACTGCTGTAGCATGGAAGTGTGCTATAGAAAACGAAAGCGGTCCCACTGCTTTAATTCTATCTAGGCAAAATTTAATTCAATTTAATAGAAATAAAGAACAATTAAAAAATATTTCTAAGGGAGCGTATATTATTAAGGATACTGATAAAAATAAAATTGATTTAATTTTAGTTTCAACAGGTTCTGAATTATCTTTAACATTAGAAGTATCTAAAAAAATTGATTCTTTAGGATACTCTAGCAGAGTAATATCAATGCCTTCTGCAGATACATTTGATAAACAAAATATAGAATATAAACAATATCTTTTTCCTGAAAAAGTTATAAAAAGAGTAGCTATTGAGGCTGGAATAACGGATTTTTGGTATAAATATGTTGGTTTAAATGGAAAAATAATAGGGATTAATAGATACGGAGAATCAGCTGCTGGTGAAGTTTTATATTCTGAATTTGGATTTACAATAGAAAATATTGTGAATAAATTAAAATTAATATTAAATAAATAA
- the aroC gene encoding chorismate synthase yields the protein MAGNTIGKNFCITTFGESHGESLGCIVDGVPPGIKISEKDLQKELDRRKPGSSKYTTQRKEEDKVQILSGLFNGITTGTSIGLLIHNTDQRSKDYENNKNLFRPGHADYTYYKKYGIRDYRGGGRSSARETTMRVAAGAIAKKYLFEKHNILIRGYLAQLGNIICDLKSWDEVKNNPFFCADSKKVKKIESFIRLLKKEGNSIGAKITIISENVPVGLGEPVFDRLDADLAHALMSINAVKGIEIGDGFSVINQKGSQHRDEINNQKFISNHAGGILGGISNGKPILTTIALKPTSSIRIPGKTIDIYGNNSVISTKGRHDPCVGIRAVPIAESMVAIVLMDHLLRYRAQCNKI from the coding sequence ATGGCCGGAAATACTATTGGAAAAAATTTTTGTATTACTACTTTTGGAGAATCACATGGAGAATCATTAGGTTGTATTGTTGATGGCGTGCCTCCAGGAATAAAAATATCCGAAAAAGATTTGCAAAAAGAACTTGATAGAAGAAAACCAGGAAGTTCTAAATATACAACCCAAAGAAAAGAAGAAGATAAAGTACAAATCTTATCAGGGTTATTTAATGGAATTACTACTGGTACTAGTATTGGATTACTTATCCATAATACCGATCAAAGATCAAAAGATTATGAAAATAATAAAAATTTATTTCGTCCAGGTCATGCAGATTACACCTATTATAAAAAATATGGTATTAGAGATTATAGAGGGGGAGGACGCTCTTCAGCTAGAGAAACAACTATGAGAGTTGCAGCTGGTGCAATAGCTAAAAAATATTTATTTGAAAAACATAATATTCTTATTCGAGGATATTTAGCTCAACTAGGAAATATTATTTGTGACTTAAAATCATGGGATGAAGTTAAAAATAATCCATTTTTTTGTGCTGATTCTAAAAAAGTTAAAAAAATTGAAAGTTTCATACGATTATTAAAAAAAGAAGGAAATTCTATTGGAGCAAAAATAACTATAATTTCAGAAAATGTTCCAGTTGGATTAGGAGAACCAGTATTTGATAGATTAGACGCTGATTTAGCTCATGCATTAATGAGCATTAATGCCGTTAAAGGGATAGAAATAGGAGATGGTTTTTCTGTAATAAACCAAAAAGGTTCTCAACATAGAGATGAAATTAATAATCAAAAATTTATAAGTAATCATGCTGGGGGAATACTCGGTGGAATTAGTAATGGAAAACCTATTCTAACAACAATTGCTTTGAAACCAACTTCTAGCATTAGAATTCCTGGAAAAACAATAGACATTTATGGAAATAATAGTGTAATTTCTACTAAAGGAAGACATGACCCTTGTGTAGGAATTAGAGCAGTTCCAATTGCTGAATCTATGGTCGCTATTGTTTTAATGGATCATTTATTGAGATATAGAGCTCAATGTAATAAAATTTAA
- the tal gene encoding transaldolase has translation MNQLQSLKKITTVVADTGDIKFIQKYQPKDATTNPTLILQAINLPCYQNLIISAIKYAKLIGGNYQKKITNASEKISVLIGSEILKYIPGKISTEVDARLSFNKEACIEKANSIIKMYEEEGINRSKILIKLAATWECISAAKELKKDNINCNLTLLFSFAQARACAEAEVFLISPFVGRIYDWYQSKIPNSIYSVKTDPGVLSVQKIFNYYKENNYKTIIMGASFRRIEQILALAGCDYLTISPPLLKELENNIKNVKQVLNYKKKCYKNRKILSESEFRWDHNQDSMAVEKLSEGIRKFAQDQENLEKILSKKF, from the coding sequence ATGAATCAATTACAAAGTTTAAAGAAAATTACGACCGTTGTTGCTGATACAGGAGATATTAAATTTATTCAAAAGTATCAACCAAAAGATGCGACTACTAATCCAACACTTATTTTACAAGCTATTAATTTGCCTTGTTATCAGAATCTTATTATTTCTGCTATAAAATATGCTAAATTAATAGGTGGAAATTATCAAAAAAAAATTACTAATGCCAGTGAAAAAATTTCAGTTTTAATTGGTTCAGAAATATTAAAATATATACCAGGAAAAATTTCTACAGAAGTAGATGCTAGGTTATCTTTTAATAAAGAAGCATGCATTGAAAAAGCAAATTCAATCATAAAAATGTATGAAGAAGAAGGTATCAATCGATCTAAAATTTTAATTAAATTAGCAGCTACTTGGGAGTGTATTTCTGCAGCTAAAGAATTGAAAAAAGACAATATTAATTGCAATTTAACCTTATTATTTTCTTTTGCACAAGCTAGGGCTTGCGCAGAAGCGGAAGTTTTTTTAATCTCTCCTTTTGTAGGAAGAATTTATGATTGGTATCAATCAAAGATTCCTAATAGTATTTATTCAGTTAAAACAGATCCAGGAGTGTTATCTGTTCAAAAAATTTTCAATTATTATAAAGAAAACAATTATAAAACAATTATTATGGGTGCTAGTTTTAGAAGAATAGAACAAATATTAGCATTAGCCGGATGTGATTATTTAACAATTTCTCCTCCTTTATTAAAAGAATTAGAGAATAATATAAAAAATGTAAAGCAAGTTTTAAATTATAAAAAAAAATGTTATAAAAATAGAAAAATTTTATCAGAATCTGAATTTAGATGGGATCATAATCAAGATTCTATGGCTGTTGAAAAATTATCAGAAGGCATTCGAAAATTTGCTCAAGATCAAGAAAATCTAGAAAAAATATTGTCAAAAAAATTTTAG
- the smrB gene encoding endonuclease SmrB, producing the protein MENNKTFLLSDFSLFRKSLKGINEIKQDTIFHYKNSYEKNSVFLKRKIFEHDLNSHLLSNSKLTHKVKNNPISYVRNISEKNKLKKIKKGKYIPEITLDLHGLNQLQAKKELGILISVCLEENIFCACIIHGHGKNILKKQTSFWLSQHPDIIAFCQAPKSLGNSAALIVLIDCLI; encoded by the coding sequence ATGGAAAACAATAAAACATTTTTATTAAGTGATTTTTCATTATTTCGAAAATCTTTAAAAGGTATTAATGAAATAAAACAAGATACAATATTTCATTATAAAAATTCTTATGAAAAGAATTCTGTATTTTTAAAACGTAAAATATTTGAGCATGATTTGAATTCTCATTTATTATCGAACAGTAAATTAACTCATAAAGTAAAGAATAATCCTATTTCATATGTACGAAATATAAGTGAAAAAAATAAATTAAAAAAAATAAAAAAAGGAAAATATATTCCTGAAATTACTCTTGATTTGCATGGTTTAAATCAATTGCAAGCCAAGAAAGAATTAGGAATATTAATTTCTGTCTGTCTTGAAGAAAATATATTTTGTGCATGTATAATACATGGACATGGAAAAAATATTCTTAAAAAACAAACTTCTTTTTGGTTATCTCAACATCCAGATATTATTGCTTTTTGTCAAGCGCCTAAAAGTTTAGGAAATTCAGCAGCGTTAATTGTTTTAATTGACTGTTTAATTTAA
- the bcp gene encoding thioredoxin-dependent thiol peroxidase gives MKKLEVGDMAPKFFLLDQDNALVSSDHFLGKNVLLFFYPKAMTPSCTIQACNLRDKLENFKYFNTEIIGISTDKPKKLLRFMEKEMLNFTLLSDFEHKVSKKFGVWKKKTFIGKDYYGVDRTSFFIDSTGFIRKIFNNFQANTHHELVLNYIKLNLR, from the coding sequence GTGAAAAAATTAGAAGTTGGAGATATGGCCCCGAAATTTTTTTTATTAGATCAAGATAATGCTTTAGTATCTTCAGATCATTTTTTAGGGAAAAATGTATTACTTTTTTTTTATCCTAAAGCTATGACTCCTAGCTGTACAATACAAGCATGTAATTTAAGAGATAAATTAGAAAATTTTAAATATTTTAATACAGAAATTATTGGAATAAGTACTGATAAACCAAAAAAATTGCTAAGATTTATGGAAAAGGAAATGTTAAATTTTACCTTACTATCAGACTTTGAACATAAAGTAAGTAAAAAATTTGGTGTTTGGAAAAAAAAAACTTTTATTGGAAAAGATTATTATGGAGTTGATAGAACTAGTTTTTTTATTGATTCTACCGGTTTTATTAGAAAAATATTTAATAATTTTCAGGCTAATACTCATCATGAATTAGTCTTAAACTATATTAAGTTAAATTTACGTTAA
- the pmbA gene encoding metalloprotease PmbA codes for MNIFHSVSTEEQLLKDKIVTILGLIKNRVENAAVSITRITGININIRFGKLENIEFHNESNLTITVFNKNKTGTAYSSDLSINGIKKTIEGAINISKYTTQDVFSGLPEVELLAFKVKKINLFYPWIFDLKKAKNLAILAEETSFKFDKKIVNSEGSSFNAYVTTKVFGNTYNMIQSYHTSQYSLSSCVIAKDKNDMQRDYEYSLVRDMKDIKSPVWIGKKSAKKALSRLSPTKIKTMKSSIILNPDVAAEILSSFSFAISGENVYKKSTFLLNYLEKKIFPDWLNIHEDPNLSKGIESKPFDNEGVKTKFRYIVKQGILRTWLLNSYSGRKLGKLSTGNSGGIHNWIVTPALKVNFSSLLKIMKTGLFITELLGDGINLITGDYSYGAVGFWVSDSKIQYSVSEITISGNLRDLFLNIESISDELNNRNCIQCGSILISDVQISGI; via the coding sequence ATGAATATTTTTCATTCGGTAAGTACAGAAGAACAATTATTAAAAGATAAGATAGTAACGATTTTGGGTCTAATTAAAAATAGAGTTGAAAATGCAGCTGTAAGTATTACAAGAATCACAGGTATTAATATAAATATACGATTTGGAAAATTAGAGAATATAGAATTTCATAACGAATCTAATTTAACTATTACAGTTTTTAATAAAAATAAAACAGGCACTGCTTATTCCTCTGATTTAAGTATTAATGGAATTAAAAAAACTATAGAAGGAGCTATTAATATTTCTAAATATACAACGCAAGATGTTTTTTCTGGCTTACCAGAAGTAGAGTTATTAGCATTTAAAGTAAAAAAAATTAATTTGTTTTATCCCTGGATTTTTGACTTAAAAAAAGCTAAAAATTTAGCAATATTAGCTGAAGAGACATCTTTTAAATTTGATAAAAAAATTGTAAATTCTGAAGGAAGTTCTTTTAATGCTTACGTAACTACAAAAGTATTTGGAAATACTTATAATATGATTCAATCATATCATACTAGTCAGTATTCTTTATCAAGTTGTGTAATAGCAAAAGATAAAAATGATATGCAAAGAGATTATGAATATTCTCTTGTAAGAGATATGAAAGATATAAAAAGTCCAGTTTGGATAGGAAAAAAAAGTGCAAAAAAAGCTTTATCTCGATTATCTCCTACTAAAATTAAAACAATGAAATCTTCTATTATTTTAAATCCTGATGTAGCAGCGGAAATTTTATCGTCTTTTTCTTTTGCAATTAGTGGAGAAAATGTATATAAAAAATCAACATTTTTATTAAATTACTTAGAAAAAAAAATATTTCCTGATTGGTTAAATATTCATGAAGACCCAAATTTAAGCAAAGGAATAGAATCTAAACCATTTGATAATGAAGGAGTCAAAACTAAATTCCGTTATATAGTTAAACAAGGAATATTGAGAACATGGTTATTAAATAGTTATTCAGGTAGAAAATTAGGGAAATTAAGCACTGGAAACTCAGGAGGAATTCATAATTGGATAGTTACTCCTGCTTTAAAAGTAAATTTCAGTAGTTTACTAAAGATTATGAAAACAGGATTATTTATAACCGAATTATTAGGTGATGGAATTAATTTAATTACAGGTGATTATTCATATGGAGCAGTAGGATTTTGGGTATCAGATAGTAAAATTCAATATTCTGTTAGTGAAATTACTATATCGGGAAATTTAAGAGATTTATTTCTTAATATAGAAAGTATAAGTGATGAGCTAAATAATAGAAATTGTATACAATGTGGTTCTATATTAATATCAGATGTTCAAATATCAGGAATTTAA
- the ppa gene encoding inorganic diphosphatase → MNLNIIPAGKKVPQNIYVVIEISANSTPVKYEVDKKTGVLFVDRFISTPMFYPCNYGYINKTKSQDGDALDALVPSPYPILPGSVILCRPIGLLKMIDESGKDNKIIAVPDEKISDRYNHIKDIDDLSKTLKKKIIHFFSHYKDLESGKWVKNIEWSNCEEAKKEIFSSLKKNKKNSSM, encoded by the coding sequence ATGAATTTAAATATTATTCCTGCTGGAAAAAAAGTTCCCCAAAATATTTATGTTGTTATCGAAATATCTGCTAATTCAACACCTGTAAAATATGAAGTTGATAAAAAAACAGGTGTTCTATTCGTTGATCGTTTTATTTCTACTCCTATGTTTTATCCTTGTAACTACGGGTATATAAATAAAACAAAGTCTCAAGATGGAGATGCTTTGGATGCTTTAGTTCCATCACCTTACCCCATCCTACCAGGTTCTGTAATTTTATGCCGACCTATAGGTCTATTAAAAATGATTGATGAATCAGGAAAAGATAATAAAATTATTGCTGTTCCTGATGAAAAAATTAGTGATAGATATAATCATATAAAGGATATAGATGATCTTTCAAAAACATTAAAAAAGAAAATTATACATTTTTTTTCACATTATAAAGATTTAGAATCTGGAAAATGGGTTAAAAATATAGAATGGTCTAACTGTGAAGAAGCAAAAAAAGAAATTTTCTCTTCTTTAAAAAAAAATAAAAAAAATTCTTCTATGTAA